A single Staphylococcus muscae DNA region contains:
- a CDS encoding DEAD/DEAH box helicase, giving the protein MAKHPFEQFNFDSDILTAIDALNFKQPTDIQQRVIPKMMKQTNIIGQSQTGTGKSHAFLLPLFQQIDPNITEPQAIIVAPTRELATQLYHAALQLAEHKQGVKVSLFIGGTDFEKDKHKTTVQPQLIIGTPTRINDLAKIGALHVHLAHYLVVDEADLMIDLGLIQEVDQIAARLDDETKMAVFSATIPKSLHPFLNKYLENPTFIEVKTTSKNKSSIEFYLIPTRGSAKIEKTIELIHTLNPYLGIIFCNSRENADHLAQQLTSEGIQVGMIHGGLSPRERKQQMKRIRNLEFQYVIASDLASRGIDIEGVSHVINFDVPKDIDFFTHRVGRTGRGNYKGIAITLYTPDEETLIHQIEAKGYHFNNVDVKNGELVPIKAHNTRRLRQKQDDHITQQVKHKVKRNNKKKVKPGYKKKFNQELENLKRQEKRQFSRRKNRQNRKNK; this is encoded by the coding sequence ATGGCAAAACATCCATTCGAGCAATTTAACTTTGACTCAGATATTTTAACAGCAATAGATGCATTAAATTTTAAACAACCAACTGATATACAACAACGTGTTATTCCAAAGATGATGAAACAAACAAATATTATCGGACAATCACAAACAGGGACAGGTAAGTCACACGCATTTTTACTTCCATTATTCCAACAGATTGACCCGAATATCACAGAGCCACAAGCAATTATTGTAGCACCAACTCGTGAATTAGCTACACAGTTATATCACGCTGCTCTGCAATTAGCTGAGCATAAACAAGGTGTAAAGGTAAGTTTGTTTATCGGTGGAACAGACTTTGAAAAGGACAAACACAAAACAACTGTACAACCACAATTAATTATCGGGACACCAACACGTATTAATGATTTAGCAAAAATTGGTGCGCTTCACGTTCACCTTGCACATTATTTAGTTGTGGATGAAGCAGACTTGATGATTGATTTAGGTCTTATTCAAGAAGTCGATCAAATCGCTGCACGTCTTGATGATGAAACAAAAATGGCGGTATTCAGTGCAACAATTCCAAAATCGCTACATCCGTTTCTCAATAAATATTTAGAAAATCCTACTTTTATTGAAGTAAAAACAACTTCAAAAAATAAAAGTAGTATTGAATTTTACCTTATACCAACACGTGGTTCTGCTAAAATTGAAAAAACAATTGAACTGATTCATACATTAAATCCTTATTTAGGAATTATTTTCTGTAATAGTAGAGAAAATGCAGATCATCTTGCGCAACAACTGACATCAGAAGGTATTCAAGTCGGCATGATTCACGGTGGCTTATCACCACGCGAACGTAAACAACAAATGAAACGTATCCGTAACTTGGAATTCCAATATGTCATCGCTAGTGACCTTGCTTCTCGTGGTATTGACATTGAAGGTGTCAGTCATGTTATCAATTTTGATGTTCCAAAAGATATCGATTTCTTTACACATCGTGTCGGACGTACCGGTCGTGGTAACTATAAAGGAATTGCAATTACATTATATACACCTGATGAAGAAACGTTGATTCATCAAATCGAAGCAAAAGGTTATCATTTTAATAACGTAGATGTGAAAAATGGTGAGTTGGTACCAATTAAAGCACATAACACACGTCGTTTACGTCAAAAACAAGATGATCACATTACACAACAAGTAAAACATAAAGTTAAACGCAATAACAAAAAGAAAGTAAAGCCTGGTTATAAGAAAAAGTTCAATCAAGAACTTGAAAACTTAAAAAGACAAGAAAAACGTCAATTTAGTCGTCGTAAAAATCGACAAAATCGTAAAAATAAATAG
- a CDS encoding Nif3-like dinuclear metal center hexameric protein, with protein sequence MKLDELLKVLNKHVPFNSAESWDNVGLLIGDRSSEVTGIMTALDCTIDVVNEAIDKGCNTIVAHHPLIFKGMRTILADDGYGQIVYKLIQNNINLIAMHTNLDVHPNGVNTMLADRIALNNCEILLPQTETYYKVQVYIPEENADVFKLRLSEHGLAKEGNYEHAFFNTFGQGQFKPVGEAQPHIGKVGEIETVKEVKVEFMITADQRVLTQQLIHTHHPYETPVYDFIPLDKEIERGLGMIGELAKPMPVESFVTHVKQQLNMPSVRYIGDVNKQIQTVAIIGGSGIGYELTAAKQGADIFLTGDIKHHDALDAKLAGISLLDINHYSEYVMKEGLVNLLNEWLATQFNGVIVASESHTDPYRYM encoded by the coding sequence ATGAAGTTAGATGAACTATTAAAGGTGTTAAATAAACATGTGCCATTCAATAGTGCGGAATCATGGGATAACGTTGGATTACTTATCGGTGACCGTTCTTCAGAAGTAACTGGCATTATGACCGCACTTGATTGTACGATTGATGTTGTAAACGAAGCAATTGACAAAGGATGTAACACGATTGTTGCGCACCATCCACTCATTTTCAAAGGAATGCGTACCATTTTGGCTGATGATGGATATGGACAAATTGTTTACAAATTAATTCAAAATAATATAAATTTAATTGCAATGCATACAAACCTTGACGTACATCCAAATGGCGTTAATACGATGTTAGCGGACCGCATTGCATTAAATAATTGTGAAATTCTATTACCACAAACAGAGACATACTATAAAGTTCAGGTGTATATCCCTGAAGAAAACGCAGATGTCTTCAAGCTACGCTTATCCGAGCATGGACTAGCGAAAGAAGGCAATTATGAGCATGCCTTTTTTAACACATTCGGACAAGGACAATTCAAACCGGTAGGTGAAGCACAGCCACATATTGGCAAAGTTGGTGAAATTGAAACGGTTAAAGAAGTAAAAGTTGAATTCATGATTACAGCTGATCAACGAGTTCTTACACAACAATTAATTCATACGCATCATCCATATGAAACCCCCGTCTATGACTTTATTCCTTTAGATAAAGAAATTGAACGTGGATTAGGTATGATTGGAGAACTGGCAAAACCGATGCCAGTTGAATCATTTGTAACACATGTCAAACAGCAGTTAAATATGCCGAGTGTCCGATATATAGGAGATGTGAATAAACAGATACAAACAGTCGCCATTATTGGGGGCTCTGGGATAGGTTATGAATTGACAGCAGCAAAACAAGGGGCGGATATTTTCTTAACAGGTGATATTAAACATCATGATGCATTAGATGCGAAACTTGCAGGGATTTCATTACTGGATATTAATCATTATAGTGAATATGTTATGAAAGAAGGTCTCGTTAACTTATTAAATGAATGGTTGGCGACACAATTCAACGGTGTAATCGTAGCTTCCGAATCACATACAGACCCATATCGATATATGTAA
- a CDS encoding metal ABC transporter ATP-binding protein produces the protein MQPVFELKEIDFYFENKKVLENINICINKGEFLAIVGPNGAGKSTLLKLMLGLLPIQKGEIFVDGEAYQKSLTSDKISYVSQKASAVAAGFPATVNEVVISGLTRQKRLFKWFNRQDQQKVDQVLERLNISHLKGKNISELSGGQQQRVLIARALVSNPTVLILDEPTNGIDAKHVGEFYDTLEHLKNEGVTIILVTHDIGVVADTATEVACINKHLHFHGTAHEFKSLDEVEISKIYGHPIKFVDHKHDRDCCL, from the coding sequence ATGCAACCTGTTTTCGAGTTGAAAGAGATTGACTTCTATTTTGAAAATAAAAAAGTACTTGAAAATATCAATATTTGTATTAATAAAGGGGAATTTTTAGCAATTGTTGGTCCCAATGGTGCGGGTAAATCTACTTTATTAAAGTTAATGTTAGGTCTTTTGCCTATCCAAAAAGGGGAAATTTTTGTAGATGGTGAAGCATATCAAAAGAGTTTAACATCTGATAAAATTAGTTACGTTTCTCAAAAAGCTTCTGCGGTTGCAGCCGGTTTTCCTGCGACGGTCAACGAGGTCGTAATCAGTGGACTGACACGACAAAAACGACTATTTAAATGGTTTAATCGTCAAGATCAACAAAAAGTAGACCAAGTACTGGAACGATTAAACATTTCACATTTGAAAGGGAAAAACATCTCTGAACTTTCAGGAGGGCAACAGCAACGTGTTTTGATTGCACGTGCATTAGTAAGCAACCCTACTGTGTTGATTCTCGACGAACCGACAAATGGGATTGATGCGAAACACGTAGGTGAGTTCTATGATACGTTGGAACACTTAAAAAACGAAGGTGTAACAATTATATTGGTTACACATGATATTGGTGTAGTAGCGGATACAGCAACTGAAGTGGCGTGTATTAATAAACATCTTCACTTCCATGGAACTGCACATGAATTTAAATCATTAGATGAAGTAGAAATATCAAAAATATATGGTCATCCTATAAAGTTTGTTGACCATAAACATGATAGGGATTGTTGTTTATGA
- a CDS encoding 4-hydroxy-3-methylbut-2-enyl diphosphate reductase — translation MEIIKITPRGYCYGVVDAMVIARNASLDPNLPRPIYILGMIVHNKHVTDAFESDGIITLDGPNRLKILEQIETGTVIFTAHGVSPEVKQRARDKGLTCIDATCPDVENTHELIRQKKADGYHVVYIGKKGHPEPEGAVGVAPEIVHLVETKEDVNALPDSLHDYPLIVTNQTTMSQWDVLHLMDELKVKYPHIEQHKEICQATQVRQEAVANQAGEADLLIVVGDPKSNNSNRLAQVSNDIAHTKSFRIADISQLDLSWLDGVETVAVTAGASTPTPIVKEVINFFNQYNPLDPTTHDTTSHVPVEKILPKIKKAKPVEIMK, via the coding sequence ATGGAAATTATAAAAATTACACCACGTGGTTATTGTTACGGTGTTGTTGATGCAATGGTGATTGCTCGCAACGCATCTTTAGACCCTAACTTACCACGTCCGATATATATTTTAGGGATGATAGTGCATAACAAACATGTCACTGACGCATTTGAATCTGATGGGATTATCACGTTAGATGGTCCTAATCGATTGAAAATTCTAGAACAAATTGAGACAGGTACCGTCATTTTTACTGCACATGGTGTGTCACCTGAAGTTAAACAACGTGCAAGAGACAAAGGGTTAACTTGCATTGATGCGACATGCCCAGATGTTGAAAATACTCACGAACTGATTAGACAGAAGAAAGCAGATGGCTATCACGTTGTGTATATTGGTAAAAAAGGGCATCCAGAACCTGAAGGCGCAGTTGGTGTTGCACCTGAAATTGTTCATTTAGTTGAAACGAAAGAAGATGTTAATGCTTTACCAGATAGTTTGCATGACTACCCACTTATTGTGACGAACCAAACAACAATGTCTCAATGGGATGTTCTTCATTTGATGGATGAACTTAAAGTAAAGTATCCACATATAGAGCAACATAAAGAGATTTGCCAAGCAACACAGGTACGTCAAGAAGCAGTAGCTAATCAAGCGGGTGAAGCGGACTTACTCATCGTTGTTGGAGATCCAAAAAGCAACAACTCGAATAGATTGGCACAAGTTTCTAACGATATCGCACATACAAAATCTTTCCGTATTGCTGATATTTCACAATTGGACTTATCATGGCTTGATGGTGTGGAGACAGTTGCTGTAACTGCGGGAGCTTCTACACCTACACCTATTGTTAAAGAAGTGATTAACTTCTTTAACCAATACAATCCACTAGATCCGACAACACATGATACGACTTCACACGTACCCGTTGAGAAAATATTACCGAAGATTAAAAAAGCAAAACCAGTTGAAATCATGAAATAG
- a CDS encoding Fur family transcriptional regulator produces the protein MQTNKAIQLLKENGHKYTDKRRDMIDIFVKEDKYINAKHVQKLMNNTYPGISFDTIYRNLHLFKTLGIIESTELDGEMKFRISCSHHHHHHFICKSCGDTKVIDYCPMTEIQKSLPEVEIEMHKLEVYGVCEKCR, from the coding sequence ATGCAAACGAATAAAGCGATTCAACTACTCAAAGAAAATGGACATAAATATACAGACAAACGAAGAGATATGATTGATATTTTTGTTAAGGAAGATAAGTATATCAATGCAAAACATGTACAAAAACTAATGAACAACACATATCCAGGTATTTCATTTGATACGATATATCGCAACCTTCATTTATTCAAAACATTGGGTATCATTGAAAGTACAGAGTTAGATGGCGAGATGAAATTTAGAATCTCATGCAGTCATCATCACCATCACCACTTTATTTGTAAATCCTGTGGCGATACAAAAGTGATCGATTACTGTCCAATGACTGAAATTCAAAAGTCATTGCCAGAAGTCGAAATTGAAATGCATAAACTTGAAGTTTATGGCGTATGCGAAAAATGTCGTTAA
- a CDS encoding superoxide dismutase — protein sequence MAFELPKLPYAYDALEPHFDKETMEIHHTKHHNTYVTKLNGAVEGTEFENKSIEDLVANLNDVPEEKRTAVRNNGGGHLNHSLFWQLLTPNSEEKGTVVEKITEKWGSLDSFKQEFADKAAARFGSGWAWLVVDNGELAIVTTPNQDNPITDGKTPLLGLDVWEHAYYLKYQNKRPDYINAFWNVVNWEKVDELYEAAK from the coding sequence ATGGCTTTCGAATTACCAAAATTACCATATGCTTATGATGCATTAGAACCACATTTCGACAAAGAAACAATGGAGATTCATCATACGAAGCATCATAACACTTATGTTACAAAGTTAAACGGTGCAGTTGAAGGAACAGAATTTGAAAACAAATCAATTGAAGATCTTGTTGCAAACTTAAATGATGTACCTGAAGAAAAACGCACAGCTGTACGTAATAATGGTGGCGGCCACTTAAACCACTCATTATTCTGGCAGTTATTAACACCTAATTCAGAAGAAAAAGGTACAGTGGTTGAAAAAATCACTGAAAAATGGGGTAGCTTAGATAGTTTCAAACAAGAATTTGCCGATAAAGCAGCAGCTCGATTCGGTTCAGGTTGGGCATGGTTAGTTGTAGACAATGGCGAGTTAGCGATTGTGACAACTCCAAATCAAGACAATCCAATCACAGATGGAAAAACTCCACTATTAGGTCTTGACGTTTGGGAACATGCTTATTACCTTAAATACCAAAACAAACGTCCAGACTATATCAATGCTTTCTGGAATGTTGTAAATTGGGAAAAAGTAGACGAGTTATACGAAGCTGCTAAATAA
- a CDS encoding tRNA (adenine(22)-N(1))-methyltransferase: protein MIPINRRLKKVSEYVTGERLADIGSDHAFLPMYCLEQGYITSAIAGEVIPGPYSAAVKSVARHGYKNQIDIRLGNGLTILNPEEDTIDTVTICGMGGPLIAKILNEGFKHIPHRPRLILQSNIQSEPIRRFLQANGYHIVTETLIKERAHIYEIIVADAGTMSLSEQDFKFGPFLHPKPSELFVEKWMREIEALADIKKQLDPVQHQKRYDEITRQENEIKEVLNR, encoded by the coding sequence ATGATACCAATCAACAGACGTTTAAAAAAAGTAAGTGAATATGTCACAGGAGAAAGGCTAGCAGATATTGGTTCAGACCATGCTTTTTTACCCATGTATTGCTTAGAGCAAGGTTACATCACATCAGCTATTGCTGGGGAAGTAATTCCGGGTCCTTACTCAGCAGCAGTTAAAAGTGTGGCACGTCATGGTTACAAAAATCAAATAGATATCCGTCTTGGCAACGGTTTGACAATTTTAAACCCTGAAGAAGATACAATTGATACGGTTACGATTTGCGGTATGGGCGGCCCATTAATCGCAAAAATTTTGAATGAGGGCTTCAAGCATATTCCACATCGCCCGAGACTTATTCTACAATCAAACATTCAATCTGAACCGATACGTCGATTTTTACAAGCAAATGGCTATCATATTGTGACTGAAACATTAATTAAAGAACGTGCCCATATTTATGAAATTATAGTGGCAGATGCAGGTACAATGAGTTTATCAGAGCAAGATTTTAAATTCGGACCATTTCTACATCCGAAACCATCAGAACTTTTTGTTGAAAAATGGATGCGTGAAATTGAAGCATTAGCAGATATTAAGAAGCAACTAGATCCTGTACAACATCAGAAGCGTTATGATGAGATTACCCGACAAGAAAATGAAATTAAAGAGGTGTTAAATCGATGA
- a CDS encoding deoxyribonuclease IV, whose translation MLIGSHVSMSGKKMLQGSAEEAHKYGASTFMIYTGAPQNTRRKPIEELNIEVGQQTMANYGLSNIVVHAPYIINIANTNKPEVFQLGVDFLQNEIERTEKIGARDIVLHPGAHVGAGAEVGIKRIIEGLNEVLTNDNNVRIALETMAGKGSEVGRTFEEIAQIIDGVHNNERLSVCLDTCHIHDAGYDVVNDFDGVLNQFDKIIGVDRIKVVHVNDSKNPVGAHKDRHENIGFGHIGFDALNYVVHHEQFKEIPKILETPYVGEDKKNKKAPYALEIEAFRNQTFDPNLKNKLLS comes from the coding sequence ATGTTAATTGGATCACACGTCTCGATGAGTGGTAAGAAAATGTTACAAGGATCTGCAGAAGAAGCACATAAATATGGTGCATCAACTTTCATGATCTATACAGGTGCACCACAAAATACACGCAGAAAACCTATTGAAGAGCTGAATATCGAAGTAGGACAACAAACAATGGCGAATTATGGCTTATCGAATATCGTTGTCCACGCACCATACATTATTAATATCGCTAATACAAATAAGCCAGAAGTTTTTCAGCTCGGTGTTGATTTTTTACAAAACGAAATTGAACGTACTGAAAAGATTGGTGCGCGAGATATCGTATTACACCCAGGTGCCCATGTTGGTGCAGGGGCTGAAGTAGGGATCAAACGTATCATTGAAGGATTAAACGAAGTATTAACGAACGATAATAATGTCCGTATCGCATTAGAAACAATGGCGGGCAAAGGTTCTGAAGTGGGTCGTACTTTTGAAGAAATTGCACAGATTATTGATGGTGTTCACAATAACGAAAGATTATCAGTGTGTTTGGATACGTGTCATATCCATGACGCAGGCTATGATGTTGTAAATGACTTTGATGGCGTACTTAATCAGTTCGATAAAATTATAGGTGTCGATCGTATCAAAGTAGTCCATGTCAATGACAGTAAAAATCCGGTCGGTGCTCATAAAGACCGCCATGAGAACATTGGCTTTGGTCATATTGGCTTCGATGCGTTGAACTATGTTGTACATCATGAACAATTTAAAGAGATACCTAAAATATTAGAAACACCATATGTAGGCGAAGACAAGAAGAACAAAAAGGCACCTTACGCTCTTGAAATCGAAGCGTTTCGCAATCAAACTTTTGATCCAAATCTGAAAAATAAACTTTTAAGTTAA
- the ispG gene encoding flavodoxin-dependent (E)-4-hydroxy-3-methylbut-2-enyl-diphosphate synthase: MTHRKNTRPVKVGNLTIGGSDEVVIQSMTTTKTHDVEATVAEIKRLEEAGCQIVRVACPNEEDAHAIKDIKAQINIPLVVDIHFNYKLALIAIENGADKIRINPGNIGRREKVEAVVEACKEKGIPIRIGVNAGSLEKHILKKYGYPTADGMVESALHHIKILEDLDFHDIIVSMKASDVNLAIEAYTKAAQAFDYPLHLGITESGTLFNGTVKSSAGLGAILALGIGNTARISLSADPVEEVKVAKSLLKAFGLASNAATLIACPTCGRIEIDLISIANEVEEYIEKLQVPLKVAVLGCAVNGPGEAREADIGIAGARGEGLLFMKGKTVRKVPEETMVDELKKEIDKLAAEMEANRDKAAQS, encoded by the coding sequence ATTACACATCGTAAAAATACACGACCTGTCAAAGTTGGTAATTTAACCATTGGTGGTTCGGATGAAGTTGTTATCCAAAGTATGACGACGACAAAAACCCATGATGTAGAGGCAACTGTTGCAGAGATTAAGCGTTTAGAAGAAGCAGGCTGTCAGATTGTTCGTGTAGCATGTCCGAATGAAGAAGATGCACATGCGATAAAAGATATAAAAGCACAAATTAATATTCCATTAGTCGTAGATATTCATTTTAATTATAAATTAGCATTAATTGCCATTGAAAACGGTGCGGATAAAATTCGTATCAATCCAGGTAATATCGGTAGACGTGAAAAAGTAGAAGCAGTGGTTGAAGCTTGTAAAGAAAAAGGTATTCCAATCCGTATCGGTGTGAATGCTGGTTCATTAGAGAAACATATCTTGAAAAAATATGGTTATCCAACTGCGGATGGTATGGTAGAAAGTGCTTTGCATCACATTAAAATTCTTGAAGATTTGGACTTCCACGACATTATCGTGTCAATGAAAGCAAGTGATGTTAACTTAGCAATTGAAGCATATACGAAAGCGGCACAAGCATTTGACTACCCGCTACATTTAGGAATTACAGAAAGTGGTACATTGTTTAACGGTACCGTTAAGTCTTCAGCTGGTTTAGGTGCTATTTTAGCATTGGGTATTGGTAACACTGCTCGTATCTCGTTGTCAGCAGATCCAGTCGAAGAAGTAAAAGTTGCGAAGTCCCTACTAAAAGCATTTGGTCTCGCAAGTAACGCTGCAACATTAATCGCTTGCCCTACTTGTGGACGTATTGAGATTGATCTAATCTCAATCGCAAATGAAGTAGAAGAATATATTGAGAAGCTTCAAGTTCCATTGAAAGTAGCAGTATTAGGCTGTGCTGTTAATGGACCAGGTGAAGCACGTGAAGCTGATATTGGTATCGCTGGTGCACGTGGTGAAGGCCTATTGTTTATGAAAGGAAAAACAGTAAGAAAAGTACCGGAAGAAACAATGGTTGATGAACTTAAAAAAGAAATCGATAAACTTGCTGCAGAAATGGAAGCAAATCGTGATAAAGCAGCACAATCGTAA
- a CDS encoding metal ABC transporter permease, translated as MIDALLNFEFIRYSFISGILIGLIAPLIGTFIVVRRLSLIADALSHVTLGGISFGMFLITAVPLFSEVNPIWTGILFSIVGALLIEKLRSSYKNYQEIAIPIIMSTGIGLSAIFISLADGFNQELVGLLFGSISAVSISDLITIIIIAVIVLLFILLFYKELFILSFDSEYSQVIGIPKWIQFLFIVIVALVISASMRVIGVLLVSALITLPVAIAMRWTKGYKQFIFMSIAIGEFSVITGLISAFYLDISPGGIIVVILVLLLCITMMYQGLLKGKVKGVKAHANE; from the coding sequence ATGATAGACGCATTATTGAACTTTGAATTTATTAGATATTCATTTATAAGCGGCATTTTAATCGGATTAATCGCACCGCTCATCGGTACGTTTATCGTTGTACGAAGATTATCATTAATTGCTGATGCATTGAGCCATGTTACTTTAGGTGGAATATCATTTGGGATGTTTCTTATTACCGCCGTACCATTGTTTTCGGAGGTTAACCCGATATGGACGGGTATTCTGTTTTCAATTGTAGGGGCTTTATTAATTGAAAAACTGCGAAGCTCTTATAAAAATTATCAAGAGATTGCGATTCCAATCATTATGAGTACTGGGATTGGTCTAAGCGCTATCTTTATCTCACTTGCTGATGGATTTAATCAAGAGCTAGTCGGGCTTCTATTTGGATCTATTAGTGCCGTATCCATTAGTGACTTGATTACCATTATTATCATTGCAGTTATTGTTCTATTATTTATCTTATTGTTCTATAAAGAATTGTTTATTTTGTCGTTTGATTCAGAATATAGCCAAGTCATTGGTATTCCAAAATGGATTCAATTTTTATTTATTGTAATTGTGGCACTTGTTATCTCAGCATCAATGCGTGTGATTGGGGTATTATTAGTGAGTGCACTAATAACTTTGCCTGTCGCAATTGCTATGCGATGGACAAAAGGGTACAAACAATTTATATTTATGAGTATCGCCATTGGTGAATTTTCTGTAATTACAGGGTTAATCTCTGCCTTCTATTTAGATATCTCACCTGGTGGTATTATTGTTGTGATTCTTGTATTGCTTTTATGTATCACGATGATGTATCAAGGTTTATTGAAGGGGAAGGTAAAAGGAGTGAAAGCACATGCAAACGAATAA